The following are encoded together in the Cynocephalus volans isolate mCynVol1 chromosome 4, mCynVol1.pri, whole genome shotgun sequence genome:
- the LOC134376176 gene encoding tripartite motif-containing protein 43-like, producing MDSDIPEAFQKELTCLVCMNYFIDPVTIGCGHSFCSPCLFLSWEEAQTPARCPMCRELSQQKDFRTDIRVKKMASLARQFLSSEEHMCGTHKETKKIFCEEDKNLLCVLCSHSQGHEAHRHCSIEEAAEEHQEKLLKQMRSLWEKFQASKRNLNKERRLTNLWMDYVYLRRQMTRAEYRKLHPVLYGEEKEYLENLKKEGWHILQQLKKSEAQMVEKWRHLKEMYEELMKMCHKPDKELLQDLGDLLTRSESVQQHMPQPVNPELSLRPITGLINRFDHFRVEIFFDNEITNHNISFFDDVRNLKFRHDHQDASLNSDRSNYFAAWGAQRFTSGKHYWELDVDNSWDWALGVCKDSWIRNTGKMLESGDTFLLLCVREDNHYTVLTTPPVTYHYIKKPLGRVGVFLDFESRSVSFVDVAKSSLIWNYPTGSLNFPVRPFFCTGHT from the exons ATGGACTCAGACATCCCAGAAGCCTTCCAGAAAGAACTCACCTGCCTCGTCTGCATGAACTACTTTATAGATCCAGTCACCATAGGCTGTGGGCACAGCTTTTGCAGtccttgtctctttctttcctgggaAGAAGCCCAAACTCCTGCTCGTTGCCCAATGTGCAGGGAACTATCACAGCAGAAAGACTTCAGAACCGATATTCGTGTGAAGAAGATGGCTTCCCTTGCCAGACAGTTTCTGAGCTCTGAGGAACACATGTGTGGGACCCACAAGGAGACAAAGAAGATCTTCTGTGAAGAGGACAAGAACCTGCTGTGTGTGCTGTGCTCTCACTCTCAGGGGCACGAGGCTCACAGACACTGTTCCATTGAAGAGGCTGCTGAGGAACACCAG gagaAGCTATTAAAGCAAATGAGATCTTTATGGGAAAAATTCCAAGCCAGTAAGAGAAATCTAAATAAGGAGAGGAGACTAACCAACCTGTGGATG GATTACGTGTATCTGCGCAGACAGATGACCAGGGCTGAGTATAGGAAGCTACATCCGGTTCTCtatggggaagaaaaagaatatttagagAACCTGAAAAAGGAAGGCTGGCACATTTTACAACAGCTCAAGAAAAGTGAAGCCCAAATGGTTGAAAAGTGGAGACACCTAAAAGAAATGTATGAGGAACTGATGAAAATGTGCCATAAACCAGACAAGGAGCTGCTCCAG gatTTAGGAGACCTACTAACAAG GAGTGAGTCTGTGCAGCAGCACATGCCCCAGCCTGTGAATCCAGAGCTCAGTTTAAGACCCATCACCGGGCTGATAAACAGGTTTGACCACTTCCGAG TGGAAATTTTCTTCGATAATGAAATAACCAATCACAATATCAGTTTTTTTGACGATGTGAGAAATTTGAAGTTTAGACATGACCATCAAGATGCCTCTTTGAATTCTGACAGATCTAACTATTTTGCTGCATGGGGAGCTCAGAGGTTCACCTCTGGAAAACATTACTGGGAGCTGGATGTGGACAACTCTTGGGACTGGGCTCTAGGAGTCTGTAAAGATTCCTGGATAAGAAACACTGGCAAAATGCTTGAATCTGGGGAcacatttcttcttctgtgtGTGAGGGAGGATAATCATTACACTGTCTTGACCACCCCCCCAGTGACTTATCATTACATAAAGAAACCTCTGGGCCGGGTTGGTGTGTTCCTTGATTTTGAGAGTAGAAGTGTGAGTTTTGTGGATGTTGCCAAGAGTTCCCTCATATGGAATTACCCCACTGGCTCTCTCAATTTCCCTGTCAGGCCTTTTTTTTGCACTGGCCACACATGA